One window of the Arthrobacter sp. zg-Y919 genome contains the following:
- a CDS encoding SDR family oxidoreductase, with product MTDITPKRAVVTGASSGIGAAAVRALRASGWDVVAVARREEKLQALAEETGAEAIAADVTDDGSVTRLAEQVLAGGGVDALINNAGGAFGLDPVASGSTADWQRMYDVNVLGALRMTQAFLPALRDSGQGSVLLLTSTAAYTAYEGGAGYTAAKAGEQMLARTLRLEEAEHNVRVIEIAPGMVKTEEFSLNRLGDKEAAEKVYDGVENPLTAEDVAGVMAFALNVPHHVNLDQVVVRPLAQAAQHKVIRSSQSGTAQQPGR from the coding sequence ATGACTGACATCACACCAAAGCGGGCCGTTGTTACCGGAGCAAGTTCAGGGATCGGAGCCGCGGCAGTACGTGCGCTGCGGGCCTCGGGCTGGGACGTTGTGGCGGTGGCCCGCCGCGAAGAGAAACTGCAGGCGCTCGCCGAAGAAACCGGCGCGGAAGCCATCGCGGCGGACGTCACCGATGACGGCTCCGTGACAAGGCTCGCCGAACAGGTCCTCGCCGGCGGGGGAGTGGATGCCCTGATCAACAACGCCGGCGGAGCCTTCGGGCTGGACCCGGTAGCCAGTGGAAGCACCGCGGACTGGCAGCGTATGTACGACGTCAACGTCCTAGGCGCCCTGCGGATGACACAGGCGTTCCTGCCGGCACTGCGGGACAGCGGACAGGGATCGGTCCTGCTGCTCACGTCGACGGCGGCCTACACCGCCTATGAGGGCGGTGCCGGATATACGGCCGCCAAGGCCGGGGAGCAGATGCTGGCCAGGACCCTGCGGCTAGAGGAAGCCGAGCACAACGTACGCGTCATCGAGATTGCCCCCGGCATGGTGAAGACCGAGGAATTCTCCCTGAACCGGCTGGGAGACAAGGAAGCGGCGGAGAAGGTCTATGACGGGGTCGAAAACCCGCTCACCGCTGAAGATGTTGCCGGGGTGATGGCGTTCGCCTTGAACGTTCCGCACCACGTGAACCTGGACCAGGTGGTGGTGCGGCCGCTGGCGCAGGCCGCCCAGCACAAGGTCATCCGCAGCAGTCAGTCAGGTACTGCGCAGCAGCCCGGCAGATAG
- a CDS encoding SDR family oxidoreductase has translation MLRTIPARQESPRTALVAGATGIAGAALVDLLEDQGWTVLALSRKPGAPDPARPAVVPVAGDLSSPETLAKALEGAKPTHVFFTSWSRQETEAQNIAVNSAMVRNLLTALADAPLEHVALMTGLKHYMGPFEAYGEGPMPDTPFSEDEPRLPVENFYYAQEDELMEAAERQGFAWSVHRAHTVIGFAVGNAMNMGQTLAVQATLCRELGMPFVFPGSETQWNSVTDMTDAGLLAEHMLWAATDEQTANEAFNVVNGDVFRWRSLWPRLAAEFGVEPVGYESAPRPLEEQMAGMSDAWAKIADRHGLAEPDLGRLASWWHTDADLGRKVEVLTDMSKSRVAGFTGYRRTEDAFKALFARLRDEKLIP, from the coding sequence ATGCTCAGAACCATTCCTGCCCGCCAGGAATCCCCCCGCACGGCACTGGTCGCCGGTGCCACCGGAATCGCCGGAGCCGCACTGGTGGACCTGCTCGAGGATCAGGGCTGGACAGTCCTGGCCCTGTCGCGGAAGCCCGGCGCCCCCGATCCGGCGCGCCCCGCCGTCGTACCGGTGGCCGGAGACCTGAGCTCCCCCGAAACCCTGGCCAAGGCGCTGGAAGGCGCGAAGCCGACGCATGTGTTCTTCACCTCCTGGTCCCGGCAGGAGACGGAGGCGCAGAACATCGCCGTCAACTCGGCCATGGTCCGCAACCTGCTCACAGCCCTGGCGGACGCCCCGCTGGAGCACGTTGCCCTGATGACCGGCCTCAAGCACTACATGGGACCTTTTGAAGCCTACGGTGAGGGCCCCATGCCGGACACCCCGTTCTCCGAAGACGAGCCCCGCCTGCCGGTCGAGAACTTCTACTACGCCCAGGAAGACGAACTGATGGAGGCCGCCGAACGGCAGGGCTTCGCCTGGTCCGTCCACCGCGCCCACACTGTCATCGGCTTCGCTGTCGGCAACGCCATGAACATGGGCCAGACCCTGGCCGTGCAGGCGACCCTGTGCCGCGAACTCGGGATGCCGTTTGTTTTCCCGGGCTCGGAGACCCAGTGGAATTCGGTCACCGATATGACCGACGCCGGACTGCTTGCGGAGCACATGCTCTGGGCGGCTACGGATGAGCAGACCGCCAACGAGGCCTTCAACGTGGTCAACGGCGATGTCTTCCGCTGGCGCTCCCTGTGGCCGCGGCTGGCCGCGGAGTTCGGCGTCGAGCCGGTCGGTTACGAGTCCGCTCCGCGGCCGCTCGAAGAGCAGATGGCCGGCATGTCCGATGCCTGGGCCAAGATCGCGGACCGTCACGGCCTGGCCGAACCCGACCTTGGACGGTTGGCCTCGTGGTGGCACACGGATGCCGATCTGGGCCGGAAGGTCGAGGTGCTGACGGACATGAGCAAGAGCCGGGTGGCAGGCTTCACCGGCTACCGCCGTACCGAGGATGCCTTCAAGGCACTCTTTGCTCGCCTTCGGGACGAAAAGCTGATCCCGTAG
- a CDS encoding Mur ligase family protein: MSSADTPSGSIDGFSVESVYAELLSRAPENKMEPRMAPLFRAMEVLGEPNKAFPIIHITGTNGKTSTARMIEAGLRAYGLRTGRYTSPHLSSVTERISIDGEPVSDETFVRIWDEIHPYLDIVDAELEAAGEPRLTYFEAVTILAFAVFADEPVDVAVIEVGLGGITDATNVGDGSVSVVTPISLDHTELLGDDVADIAREKAGIIKEDGFLISAAQPMEAAQVLLEKAHEAGVPFRFEGVEFGVESRVMAVGGQMITVNGLAGRYEDLQVPLHGAHQAENAAVAVAALEAFIGGGTKELDVELLRTGFLTVTSPGRLEVVRTAPTIVVDAAHNPAGAKAAAAALREAFNLTTLVLVVGILAEKDAVGILSELREELGDLVSGVVLTQSSSPRAIPAEELVQDAVDAGFADEDIQVEAGLDNALEWAVAKAEENNDLSGGVLVVGSITVVAEARTLLGK; the protein is encoded by the coding sequence ATGAGTTCAGCAGACACCCCGTCCGGTTCCATCGACGGGTTCTCCGTGGAGAGCGTTTATGCCGAACTGCTCAGCCGCGCCCCGGAGAACAAGATGGAGCCGCGCATGGCTCCGCTGTTCCGGGCGATGGAGGTGCTGGGGGAGCCGAACAAGGCGTTCCCGATCATCCACATCACCGGCACCAACGGCAAGACGTCCACGGCCCGCATGATCGAGGCCGGACTGCGGGCCTACGGGCTGCGCACCGGCCGGTACACCAGCCCGCACCTGAGCAGCGTCACCGAGCGGATCAGCATTGACGGCGAGCCTGTCAGCGATGAAACGTTTGTCCGCATCTGGGATGAAATCCACCCTTACCTGGACATTGTCGACGCCGAGCTGGAGGCAGCGGGCGAGCCCCGGCTGACCTACTTCGAAGCAGTGACCATCCTGGCGTTCGCCGTCTTCGCGGACGAGCCCGTGGACGTAGCCGTGATCGAAGTGGGCCTTGGCGGCATCACCGACGCCACCAACGTGGGCGACGGCTCGGTGTCCGTGGTGACTCCCATTTCGCTGGACCACACTGAGCTGCTGGGTGACGACGTCGCCGACATCGCCCGGGAAAAGGCCGGCATCATCAAGGAGGACGGGTTCCTGATCAGTGCCGCGCAGCCCATGGAGGCCGCACAGGTGCTGCTGGAAAAGGCACACGAAGCCGGCGTCCCGTTCCGCTTCGAAGGCGTGGAGTTCGGTGTGGAATCGCGGGTCATGGCCGTGGGTGGGCAGATGATCACCGTCAACGGCCTGGCCGGCCGCTACGAGGACCTGCAGGTGCCGCTGCACGGCGCCCACCAGGCCGAAAACGCCGCGGTTGCCGTAGCCGCGCTGGAGGCCTTCATCGGCGGCGGAACCAAGGAGCTCGACGTCGAACTGCTGCGCACCGGGTTCCTGACCGTCACGTCGCCCGGCCGCCTTGAGGTGGTGCGGACCGCTCCCACGATCGTGGTCGACGCCGCACACAACCCCGCCGGTGCCAAGGCAGCAGCCGCGGCACTGCGCGAGGCGTTCAACCTCACCACGCTCGTGCTGGTGGTGGGCATCCTGGCGGAGAAGGACGCCGTCGGGATCCTCAGCGAGCTCCGGGAGGAGCTCGGGGACCTGGTCAGCGGTGTGGTGCTGACCCAGTCCAGCTCGCCCCGGGCCATCCCGGCCGAGGAACTGGTCCAGGACGCCGTGGATGCCGGCTTCGCGGATGAAGACATCCAGGTCGAAGCCGGCCTGGACAACGCCCTCGAATGGGCCGTGGCCAAGGCCGAGGAGAACAACGACCTCTCCGGCGGCGTGCTCGTGGTCGGTTCCATTACCGTGGTCGCGGAAGCGCGCACCCTCCTCGGAAAGTAG
- a CDS encoding DUF4233 domain-containing protein translates to MAKLTKAQREWRPGMPKKRRSIKVMFASTVLTLEAFVVLFGTLAVFGVHRDTVSPPLLLGGGLLLAAAMIGTCAVLSKPAGPAIGWILQLVLIATGFLDAMMFLVGGLFALTWWYGLRAGQRLDRENRERDRMQAEWEKAHPEEGDAAAAPEPPVGTD, encoded by the coding sequence ATGGCAAAACTGACCAAGGCGCAGCGCGAATGGCGCCCGGGCATGCCCAAGAAGCGCCGTTCCATCAAGGTGATGTTCGCATCCACGGTCCTCACGCTCGAAGCGTTCGTGGTCCTGTTCGGGACGCTCGCCGTCTTCGGCGTGCACCGCGACACTGTTTCCCCGCCGCTGCTGCTCGGCGGCGGACTGCTGCTGGCAGCGGCGATGATCGGAACCTGCGCCGTGCTCTCCAAGCCTGCGGGGCCGGCGATCGGCTGGATCCTGCAGCTGGTGCTCATTGCCACCGGTTTCCTGGACGCCATGATGTTCCTCGTGGGCGGGCTTTTTGCGCTGACCTGGTGGTACGGGCTGCGCGCCGGCCAGCGGCTGGACCGCGAGAACCGTGAACGCGACCGGATGCAGGCGGAATGGGAGAAAGCACATCCCGAAGAGGGGGATGCGGCCGCGGCCCCCGAACCACCCGTCGGCACCGACTAG
- the ileS gene encoding isoleucine--tRNA ligase — translation MTNMPSIYPKASTGDSAAATVPSSPRFPELEERVLKYWDKDGTFQASIDARPAGKDGDNEFVFYDGPPFANGLPHYGHLLTGYVKDLVARYQTQRGRRVERRFGWDTHGLPAELEAMKQLGMSDKVQIEKMGIDKFNDACRASVMKYAGEWQDYVTRQARWVDFENDYKTLNVEYMESVIWAFKTLHEKGLTYSGFRVLPYCWKDETPLSNHELRMDDDVYKMRQDQTVTVTFPITAGDNPLSAELDGVNAIAWTTTPWTLPTNMALAVGPEVRYAVVPAGPNGTQAGEGRFLLAEDLVGSYAKDLGYDDAEGARAAVTAVHLGKDLAGLRYAPLWNYYTDTEKWGTANAWQIVTADYVTTTDGTGIVHQAPAYGEDDQKVCEEYGIPVILSVDEGGKFLPMFGTGELADIAGLQVFDANKPITKVLKAEGRLLRQASYEHSYPHCWRCRNPLIYKAVSSWFVEVTKIKDRMVELNQQINWIPDNVKDGQFGKWLENARDWSISRNRYWGSPIPVWVSDDPNYPRTDVYGSLAEIEADFGRLPLNKEGQPDLHRPFIDELTRPNPDDPTGQSTMRRVEDVLDVWFDSGSMPYAQVHYPHENADWFESHNPGDFIVEYIGQTRGWFYTLHVLATALFDRPAFRNVISHGIVLGSDGQKMSKSLRNYPDVSEVLDRDGSDAMRWFLMASPILRGGNLIVTEQGIRDGVRQAILPLWNVWHFFSLYTNAADNGNGYEAKACYDSSEPLDRYLLAATGDLVRDMGAALDSYDVSVACEILRAYMDTLTNWYIRRSRTRFFEEDTQAFDVLYTCLETVCRVAAPLLPLIGEEIWRGLTGGRSVHLTDWPDADLFPSDPALVERMEATRRIASVGSSLRKGANLRVRLPLSELTVVAPQAQALAGQFAAIIADELNLKNVRLVDASDADPAEFGISQKLVVNARAAGPRLGKNVQTAIKAAKSGDWSVDDAGAVTAGGLALEPQEYTLETVVETGEGESAKAVAVLPGGGFLVLNTEVTPELAAEGAARDAIRAIQQARRDADLHISDRIRTRVTTGEQEAAALEANAGLVKAETLTDELIVTGGLATGDTDADSEKYIVTVEKIS, via the coding sequence ATGACGAATATGCCCTCTATATACCCCAAAGCCAGCACCGGCGACTCAGCCGCTGCTACTGTTCCCTCCTCACCCCGGTTTCCGGAACTCGAAGAACGCGTTCTGAAGTACTGGGACAAAGACGGCACCTTCCAGGCCTCCATTGACGCCCGCCCCGCCGGAAAAGACGGCGACAACGAGTTCGTCTTCTACGACGGCCCGCCCTTCGCCAACGGCCTGCCGCACTACGGGCACCTGCTGACCGGCTACGTCAAGGACCTGGTGGCCCGCTACCAGACCCAGCGCGGCCGCCGCGTGGAGCGCCGGTTCGGCTGGGACACGCACGGCCTGCCCGCCGAACTCGAAGCCATGAAGCAGCTCGGCATGAGCGACAAGGTCCAGATCGAGAAGATGGGCATCGACAAGTTCAACGATGCCTGCCGCGCCTCGGTCATGAAGTACGCCGGTGAGTGGCAGGACTACGTCACCCGCCAGGCCCGCTGGGTGGACTTCGAGAATGACTACAAGACGCTCAACGTCGAATACATGGAATCCGTCATCTGGGCGTTCAAGACCCTGCATGAAAAGGGCCTGACCTACAGCGGCTTCCGCGTCCTTCCGTACTGCTGGAAGGACGAGACGCCCCTGTCCAACCATGAGCTGCGCATGGACGACGACGTCTACAAGATGCGCCAGGACCAGACGGTCACGGTCACCTTCCCCATCACCGCCGGAGACAACCCGCTCTCCGCGGAGCTCGACGGCGTGAACGCGATCGCCTGGACCACCACCCCCTGGACCCTGCCCACCAACATGGCCCTCGCCGTCGGACCCGAGGTCCGCTACGCCGTCGTGCCCGCAGGCCCGAACGGCACTCAGGCAGGCGAGGGACGTTTCCTGCTGGCTGAAGACCTCGTGGGTTCCTACGCCAAGGACCTGGGGTACGACGACGCCGAGGGCGCCCGCGCGGCCGTCACCGCCGTCCACCTGGGCAAGGACCTGGCCGGGCTGCGCTACGCCCCGCTGTGGAACTACTACACCGACACCGAGAAGTGGGGCACCGCCAACGCCTGGCAGATCGTCACCGCTGACTATGTCACCACCACTGACGGCACCGGCATCGTCCACCAGGCACCCGCCTACGGTGAAGACGACCAGAAGGTCTGCGAGGAATACGGCATCCCCGTAATCCTCTCCGTGGATGAGGGCGGCAAGTTCCTGCCCATGTTCGGCACCGGGGAACTCGCCGACATCGCCGGACTGCAGGTCTTCGACGCCAACAAGCCGATCACCAAGGTGCTCAAGGCAGAGGGCCGGCTGCTGCGCCAGGCCAGCTACGAGCACAGCTACCCGCACTGCTGGCGCTGCCGGAACCCGCTGATCTACAAGGCGGTCTCCTCCTGGTTCGTGGAGGTCACCAAGATCAAGGACCGCATGGTCGAACTGAACCAGCAGATCAACTGGATCCCGGACAACGTCAAGGACGGCCAGTTCGGCAAGTGGCTGGAAAACGCCCGCGACTGGTCCATCAGCCGCAACCGCTACTGGGGCAGCCCCATCCCGGTCTGGGTGTCGGACGATCCCAACTACCCGCGCACCGACGTGTACGGTTCGCTGGCCGAGATTGAAGCCGACTTCGGCCGGCTGCCGCTGAACAAGGAAGGCCAGCCGGACCTGCACCGCCCGTTCATCGACGAGCTGACCAGGCCCAACCCGGACGACCCCACCGGCCAGTCCACCATGCGCCGCGTGGAGGACGTCCTGGATGTGTGGTTCGACTCCGGGTCCATGCCGTACGCCCAGGTGCACTACCCGCACGAGAACGCCGACTGGTTCGAGAGCCACAACCCCGGCGACTTCATCGTCGAGTACATCGGCCAGACCCGCGGCTGGTTCTACACCCTGCACGTCCTGGCCACCGCACTGTTCGACCGCCCGGCGTTCCGCAACGTCATCAGCCATGGCATCGTCCTGGGCTCCGACGGGCAGAAGATGTCCAAGTCGCTGCGCAACTACCCGGACGTGTCCGAGGTGCTGGACCGCGACGGTTCCGACGCCATGCGCTGGTTCCTGATGGCTTCCCCGATCCTGCGCGGCGGAAACCTGATCGTCACCGAACAGGGCATCCGCGACGGTGTCCGCCAGGCCATCCTGCCGCTGTGGAACGTCTGGCACTTCTTCAGCCTCTACACCAACGCCGCGGACAACGGCAACGGTTACGAGGCCAAGGCCTGCTACGACTCCAGCGAACCGCTGGACCGCTACCTGCTGGCCGCCACCGGCGACCTGGTCCGCGACATGGGCGCTGCGCTGGACTCCTACGACGTGTCCGTGGCGTGCGAGATCCTGCGCGCCTACATGGACACGCTCACCAACTGGTACATCCGCCGCAGCCGTACCCGCTTCTTCGAAGAAGACACCCAGGCCTTCGACGTGCTCTACACCTGCCTGGAGACCGTGTGCCGGGTGGCGGCTCCGCTGCTGCCGCTCATCGGCGAGGAAATCTGGCGCGGCCTTACCGGTGGACGATCGGTGCACCTGACCGACTGGCCGGACGCGGACCTCTTCCCGAGCGACCCCGCACTGGTGGAACGCATGGAAGCCACCCGGCGGATTGCCTCCGTCGGTTCCTCCCTGCGCAAGGGCGCAAACCTGAGGGTTCGCCTGCCGCTGTCCGAGCTGACCGTCGTCGCCCCTCAGGCGCAGGCACTGGCCGGCCAGTTCGCCGCGATCATCGCTGACGAACTGAACCTGAAGAATGTCCGCCTGGTGGATGCCTCCGACGCGGATCCCGCCGAGTTCGGCATCAGCCAGAAACTCGTGGTCAACGCCCGCGCCGCCGGTCCCCGCCTGGGTAAGAACGTGCAGACGGCCATCAAGGCCGCCAAGTCCGGCGACTGGTCAGTGGACGACGCCGGTGCGGTCACCGCCGGCGGCCTCGCCCTGGAGCCGCAGGAGTACACGCTGGAGACCGTCGTCGAAACGGGCGAAGGGGAATCCGCGAAGGCCGTTGCCGTGCTTCCCGGCGGCGGCTTCCTGGTGCTCAACACGGAGGTCACCCCGGAACTGGCTGCCGAAGGCGCCGCCCGCGACGCCATCCGCGCCATCCAGCAGGCCCGCCGCGACGCGGACCTGCACATCAGCGACCGCATCCGGACCCGCGTCACGACGGGGGAGCAGGAAGCGGCCGCGCTCGAAGCCAACGCCGGCCTCGTAAAGGCCGAAACGCTCACGGACGAGCTGATTGTCACCGGCGGCCTCGCCACCGGCGACACAGACGCCGACAGCGAGAAATACATCGTCACAGTGGAGAAAATCTCATGA
- a CDS encoding vitamin K epoxide reductase family protein, with translation MWTLLLTAAVGWIASGILVIERLRVYADADYITSCDINPWVSCGTVFQTWQASIFGFPNPLIGIVAFAVVITTAAGLLSGAQFARWYWIGLQIGVTLGMVFVVWLWSQALFDIYVLCIYCIVVWAAMIPLFVFTTIRNLAAGTIPAPANLVRFLTDWSWPIVVLLWIATAASIFFRFLNSFVGG, from the coding sequence ATCTGGACCCTGCTCCTCACCGCGGCCGTCGGCTGGATCGCTTCGGGAATCCTGGTCATTGAGCGCCTCCGCGTCTATGCCGACGCGGACTACATCACCAGCTGCGACATCAACCCGTGGGTTTCCTGCGGCACCGTGTTCCAGACCTGGCAGGCTTCGATTTTCGGCTTTCCCAACCCGCTGATCGGCATCGTGGCCTTTGCAGTGGTGATCACCACCGCCGCAGGACTGCTGTCGGGTGCGCAGTTTGCCCGGTGGTACTGGATCGGACTGCAGATCGGCGTGACCCTGGGCATGGTGTTCGTGGTGTGGCTGTGGAGCCAGGCCCTGTTCGACATCTACGTCCTGTGCATCTACTGCATCGTGGTCTGGGCAGCCATGATTCCGTTGTTTGTCTTCACCACCATCCGCAACCTGGCCGCCGGTACCATCCCGGCACCGGCGAACCTGGTCCGGTTCCTTACCGACTGGTCCTGGCCGATCGTCGTCCTGCTCTGGATCGCGACGGCGGCGTCCATCTTCTTCCGGTTCCTGAACTCGTTCGTGGGCGGCTAG
- the ndk gene encoding nucleoside-diphosphate kinase yields MSTERTLVLIKPDGVERRLTGAILARIEAKGYTVAELKKTEATREILEEHYAEHQGKPFYDPLVEFMLSGPVVAAVLEGQRVIEGFRSLAGTTDPTTAAPGTIRGDFGRDWGTAVQQNLVHGSDSAESAAREIGIWFS; encoded by the coding sequence GTGAGCACCGAGCGCACACTTGTCCTGATCAAACCCGACGGCGTCGAGCGCCGGCTCACCGGCGCCATCCTGGCGCGCATCGAAGCCAAGGGTTACACCGTGGCGGAATTGAAGAAGACCGAGGCCACCCGCGAAATCCTCGAAGAGCACTATGCCGAGCACCAGGGCAAGCCGTTCTACGACCCGCTGGTGGAGTTCATGCTCAGTGGTCCGGTCGTTGCCGCCGTCCTCGAGGGACAGCGCGTGATTGAAGGCTTCCGGTCCCTGGCCGGAACCACCGATCCGACGACGGCGGCCCCGGGCACCATCCGCGGCGACTTTGGCCGCGACTGGGGTACGGCAGTGCAGCAGAACCTGGTCCACGGCTCCGATTCGGCGGAATCCGCGGCCCGCGAAATCGGCATCTGGTTCAGCTGA